A single region of the Neodiprion pinetum isolate iyNeoPine1 chromosome 5, iyNeoPine1.2, whole genome shotgun sequence genome encodes:
- the Rnb gene encoding armadillo repeat-containing protein 5 isoform X2, protein MSTSSEKNDRQLSLNLIKDLKSDSKTEICSSLTLLKRDSKCQKQFVLDGGLLLLVQLFHSDSLKILDLLLSVLANMCLHTYVRIEFRSRNPASEVTNLLKNNKSQSIQCRACRLIGNLAECSWHARALCQAGVVRIITNVLKSAKTIRRVQITAVRAIRNIWSSTKSSREEILEVGTFREITTIFVLTNEKKEEKSNQELIHVCLKAMLAFVQSSDPRCGSQLQEGFKCLEVMLGILKRPEHDRYHPMLLHALAQFIYDDPSILKMIKNGLLDVLIMKLQEMTAESTGDDAERYVTKKRSASSPLSHRTETKFNRSEFGRYSLDYKQGDWSPGSARSMCSSPPSTPPLQSFFEDDTNKTDSSAEENYSPVCSDTECAENDEDDEVESTKSCSSIILESAAESNDFGDAFKMTTMRKQADIWTLSLLSRLSHSDEPVDKLADPAMIQPLIAYIRTTKNSRASRILARIIRNRAYLVTLLKQGFIFELQTMRGSEQYTRQLCALAETGCALGELASILLRGQETHKFIIAVSIPYLIQSKDSLRILLKTHDGLTLVFRVLADKRHCLHVNAIHAVCRLANALDIRPELVDRSQGEGVARIDYAKNLENHLKPAIVTFELDNGTTVDAYRYILCQKSEVFSAMLEGNFYESGKRRVHLKNTSKEGLDTLLLAVNGMPYNERNIESLLDAVLLADKFLMPDILESLIERSLLNINFQNISRTWHWARTNSCHELRLGCIKIFLTAKSTKPEKLDAFEDFSKSEHFSLFIDDVEQVLKTGLSCH, encoded by the exons ATGTCAACTAGCAGTGAGAAAAATGACAGGCAATTAAGCCTCAACCTGATCAAGGATTTGAAGTCAGATTCAAAGACCGAGATTTGTTCGTCATTGACACTTTTGAAAAGAGActcaaaatgtcaaaaacagtTTGTCTTGGACGGAGGTCTTCTTTTATTAgttcaactttttcactccGATAGTCTCAAGATTTTGGATCTATTGTTGAGTGTCCTGGCTAACATGTGCCTCCACACATACGTCAGGATCGAG TTTCGCAGCAGAAACCCTGCCTCCGAGGTGACgaatcttttgaaaaataataagtcACAGAGCATTCAATGTCGTGCTTGCAGATTGATTGGAAATCTGGCCGAATGTTCGTGGCATGCTAGAGCTTTGTGCCAAGCAGGTGTTGTTAGAATTATTACCAACGTGTTGAAATCCGCAAAGACAATTCGACGTGTTCAAATTACAGCTGTTAGAGCTATCAG GAATATTTGGTCCTCAACAAAAAGCAGTCGTGAAGAAATTCTAGAGGTGGGAACGTTTCGTGAGATAACAACTATATTTGTACTCaccaatgaaaaaaaagaagaaaagagtaACCAAGAGTTAATCCATGTCTGTCTGAAAGCTATGCTTGCCTTTGTTCAATCATCGGACCCACGATGTGGCTCTCAATTACAGGAAGGGTTTAAAT GTTTAGAAGTCATGctgggaattttgaaaagaccAGAACACGACCGATATCATCCTATGTTGTTACATGCTCTAGCACAGTTCATATATGATGATCCAagcattttgaaaatgataaaaaatggtTTGTTGGATGTACTGATTATGAAACTGCAAGAAATGACAGCAGAAAGTACGGGTGATGATGCAGAACGATatgtaacaaaaaaacgaAGTGCTTCTAGTCCTTTGAGCCATAGAACAGAGACCAAATTTAACAGGAGCGAATTTGGACG GTACAGCTTGGACTACAAACAAGGTGACTGGAGTCCAGGAAGTGCTAGAAGTATGTGTTCATCACCACCGAGCACACCACCCCTCCAATCCTTCTTTGAGGATGATACAAACAAAACAGATAGCAGCGCCGAAGAAAACTACAGTCCAGTATGCAGCGATACTGAATGTGCTGAAAATGATGAAG ATGATGAGGTCGAGTCTACAAAAAGCTGCTCATCCATCATTCTGGAATCTGCAGCAGAGTCAAACGACTTTGGTGATGCTTTCAAAATGACGACGATGAGGAAACAAGCTGACATATGGACATTATCGCTGCTAAGTCGTTTGAGCCATTCAGATGAACCAGTTGACAAGCTGGCTGACCCTGCAATGATCCAGCCATTGATCGCTTATATTCGAACAACGAAGAATAGTAGAGCATCGAGAATACTAGCTAGAATTATTAG gAATAGAGCCTATTTGGTCACACTGTTGAAGCAAGGATTCATCTTCGAACTGCAAACTATGCGCGGTTCAGAGCAGTACACTCGGCAGCTGTGTGCATTGGCAGAAACGGGCTGTGCCCTCGGCGAACTTGCTTCGATATTGCTCCGAGGCCAAGAAACTCACAAATTCATTATAGCTGTGTCGATTCCATATTTAATACAGTCCAAGGATTCACTTCGAATCCTGTTGAAAACGCACGATGGCTTAACTTTGGTATTTCGGGTCTTGGCTGACAAAAGGCACTGTTTGCACGTAAATGCAATCCACGCCGTTTGTCGGTTGGCTAATGCTCTAGACATCCGGCCAGAATTAGTCGATAGAAGCCAAGGGGAAGGTGTGGCTCGAATTGACTACGCTAAGAATTTAGAAAATCATTTAAAGCCTGCAATAGTGACGTTTGAGCTAGACAATGGAACTACCGTAGATGCGTATCGGTACATTCTATGTCAAAAATCTGAGGTTTTCTCCGCAATGttggaaggaaatttttacGAGTCTGGTAAACGCAGGGTACACCTGAAGAATACGTCCAAAGAAGGTCTGGATACGTTACTACTAGCAGTAAATGGTATGCCatataatgaaagaaatatcGAATCCCTACTAGACGCTGTACTTTTAGCTGATAAGTTTTTGATGCCAGATATTCTTGAATCGTTGATAGAACGATCCcttttaaatatcaattttcaaaatattagtCGAACATGGCACTGGGCACGTACCAATTCCTGCCATGAGCTTAGACTtggttgtataaaaatatttttaaccgcAAAATCCACCAAACCTGAGAAATTGGACGCATTtgaggatttttcaaaaagtgagCATTTTTCACTGTTCATCGATGATGTCGAACAAGTACTAAAAACTGGACTTTCTTGTCATTGA
- the RhoGAP1A gene encoding active breakpoint cluster region-related protein produces MSVFGDFQRVWVQRFPDSTLPAAWEEDVRANLVKHKQKVTALREELEKEEFYVEYLERLLADVERHKQLSNCPSFAAVEEKTTAVEAQIKNSYENLENNLQNSDKLTGLRSALESSAPSLPLREDISKLQDKCVSELSSTLSSCKRPRSEIPRSPEKVLELRRNSNPDVPSNYVTVIEVTGSTKKDKSEEVTKDGDDKESENTINEEAEDGDSEASDDEPLYDSVALDPTGEYVYIDARVAPLTNSNRVPLRRPPSLPDSPGNQSNYVNIDYFIQHRAALDSEDEEGASPAPPILLRALSTDNETGSSDAEPLSLSEGSLESPTPTTPRRHDKGGERDDDRTSMVKCIINSVVDSEAVYVECLSVMLQYMKAIRATLTTSQPVISEEEFGTMFYKIPELHALHRDFLEGLRKKSEKWDSRTTIGEHFKVMASNIGLYGAFLHNYARATDTVRRCSANSAQFGQITKDIRLKGLPKGQGLSLEDLLHKPVARVQKNALVLHDLLKHTPSNHADHTPLSEALAMTRHFLDEFNIIQTKSMFPSHDRAQRRLVKNSFVVELADGHRKLRHLFLFNDVIACAKYKASGRDKFTFELKWYVPLGEALVSEDSGEPRETSPANVVALRSQACTVRDQILWEEKNDEKRIRIGGRGSEKHRKKLAELEAQLVLASPNLVLRVAHKGQHRTHNSYTFFLSSEFERAQWVEAVEALQQGGQPPGPLPLSMYELQAWVTACRTYLQTDMGSYLLRSGRDESLLLGDLHITLLGLTPPGLDRPGDLYVTVEVDSYGHYFKRAKSRIARGQAPTWGETFVVELEGSQNVRILLYEEFGSRAVLRGKCTQRLSRSWLQSEQVERALSLGPATLDVVLKFVPSEVTLRRVPSAKPQGLFGAKIQQVCKREKRDVPFIVTACVREVERRGVGEVGLYRVSGSASDLIKLRKSFESNAYEAEQLLKEVDVHSVTGVLKLYLREMPEALFTDALYPAFLEAFQTGEMTRVAALKRVHENLPPVNRAVIDFLLSHLIRVNKHEAQNKMSLHNLATVFGPTLLRPGTHSRADPKSRDPLAAGTVDVMAQAGILYCFLQTHL; encoded by the exons ATGAGCGTATTTGGTGACTTTCAACGGGTATGGGTGCAGAGATTCCCGGACAGCACCCTGCCTGCCGCTTGGGAGGAGGACGTCCGTGCCAACCTGGTGAAACACAAGCAAAAG GTCACTGCGCTACGGGAGGAGCTTGAGAAGGAAGAATTTTATGTAGAATATCTAGAAAGACTGTTAGCTGATGTAGAGCGTCACAAACAATTATCCAATTGTCCAAGCTTTGCAGCtgtggaagaaaaaacaacagcAGTTGAAGCCCAGATTAAAAATAGTTACGAAAATCttgaaaacaatttacaaaattccgATAAACTAACCGGCTTACGCTCAGCCCTCGAATCCTCTGCTCCGTCTCTTCCACTAAGAGAGGATATAAGCAAGCTCCAAGATAAATGCGTGTCTGAATTAAGCTCAACGTTGAGTTCTTGCAAACGGCCCAGGAGCGAGATTCCAAGAAGTCCTGAAAAGGTGCTTGAACTTAGGAGAAACAGTAATCCAGATGTTCCTAGTAATTATGTTACCGTTATCGAAGTAACTGGTAGTACGAAAAAAGACAAAAGTGAAGAAGTAACCAAAGATGGCGACGATAAAG AATCTGAGAATACAATAAATGAAGAGGCCGAAGATGGAGATTCTGAGGCATCAGATGATGAGCCACTCTATGATTCAGTTGCTTTGGATCCGACGGGAGAATATGTTTACATTGATGCACGTGTTGCCCCACTTACTAATAGTAATCGAGTACCTCTTCGAAGGCCGCCGTCGCTCCCTGACTCACCTGGGAACCAGAGCAATTATGTCAACATTGACTATTTTATACA GCACAGGGCAGCTTTGGACAGCGAGGACGAGGAGGGTGCGAGTCCGGCTCCCCCAATCCTACTCCGTGCACTGAGCACTGACAATGAAACAGGAAGTAGTGATGCAGAGCCGCTCAGTTTGAGTGAAGGAAGCTTAGAATCCCCCACACCTACGACACCACGAAGACATGACAAGGGTGGGGAGCGAGATGACGATCGAACGTCAATGGTCAAGTGCATCATAAATTCCGTCGTTGACAGTGAAGCTGTTTATGTAGAATGTCTTTCCGTCATGCTGCAG TATATGAAAGCTATCAGAGCTACATTGACAACATCGCAGCCTGTGATTTCGGAGGAGGAGTTCGGCACAATGTTTTATAAAATTCCAGAGCTGCATGCGCTGCATAGAGACTTTTTGGAAGGTTTGCGAAAAAAGTCGGAGAAGTGGGATTCCCGAACTACGATTGGAGAGCATTTCAAG GTGATGGCAAGCAACATTGGCCTTTACGGAGCTTTCTTACACAATTATGCCCGTGCCACGGATACTGTGCGCCGATGCAGTGCCAATTCCGCTCAATTTGGACAGATCACAAAAGATATTAGACTGAAAGGCCTACCTAAGGGACAGGGACTCTCCCTGGAAGATCTTCTTCACAAGCCCGTTGCCCGTGTTCAGAAGAATGCCTTAGTACTGCAC GATCTCCTTAAGCACACGCCGTCAAATCACGCTGATCACACGCCATTGTCCGAGGCCTTGGCAATGACTAGACACTTTCTTGatgaatttaatattattcagACAAAATCTATGTTTCCT AGCCATGACCGAGCCCAGAGAAGACTGGTTAAGAATTCGTTTGTCGTCGAACTTGCAGATGGGCACCGTAAATTGcgacatttatttttgttcaatgaCGTTATTGCCTGTGCAAAATACAAGGCTTCTGGAAGAGACAAGTTTACTTTTGAACTGAAGTGGTACGTTCCTCTAGGTGAGGCTCTCGTCTCGGAAGATAGTGGCGAACCGCGAGAGACAAGTCCAGCAAACGTTGTTGCTCTCAG ATCTCAGGCATGCACGGTAAGGGACCAAATTTTATGGGAAGAAAAGAACGATGAGAAGAGAATTAGGATCGGTGGAAGAGGGTCGGAAAAACATCGGAAAAAATTGGCTGAACTTGAGGCTCAGCTGGTACTGGCTTCCCCAAATCTTGTTCTACGGGTTGCGCATAAAGGGCAACACCGTACCCACAATTCGTAcactttctttctctccaGTGAATTTGAACGTGCGCAGTGGGTCGAGGCTGTTGAAGCGTTACAACAG GGTGGCCAACCTCCAGGGCCATTGCCGTTATCCATGTATGAGCTCCAGGCGTGGGTTACCGCCTGCCGGACTTACCTGCAAACTGATATGGGCAGTTACCTTCTACGCTCGGGACGAGACGAAAGTCTCTTACTGGGTGATTTGCATATTACCCTACTCGGACTCACACCTCCTGGATTGGACAGGCCTGGAGATCTCTATGTAACGGTGGAAGTCGACAGCTATGGCCACTATTTCAAGCGGGCCAAAAGTCGGATTGCCAGAGGTCAAGCACCAACTTGGG GTGAGACTTTCGTTGTTGAATTAGAAGGAAGTCAAAACGTAAGGATTCTATTGTACGAAGAATTTGGTTCGAGAGCTGTACTAAGAGGTAAATGTACACAGCGACTGAGTAGATCATGGCTTCAGTCCGAACAAGTTGAGAGAGCCTTGAGTCTAGGCCCTGCGACGCTTGATGTAGTACTAAAATTTGTTCCAAGCGAAGTAACGCTACGAAGAGTACCTTCCGCTAAACCCCAAGGGCTGTTTGGTGCAAAGATTCAACAAGTTTGCAA gCGAGAAAAACGCGACGTTCCTTTCATAGTGACTGCCTGTGTTCGCGAAGTTGAAAGACGGGGAGTTGGCGAAGTCGGATTGTACAGAGTGTCCGGTTCAGCTTCTGATTTAATCAAACTtcgaaaatcattcgaaaGCAATGCTTACGAAGCTGAGCAACTTCTCAAAGAG GTGGACGTTCATTCAGTAACCGGCGTTTTGAAACTTTACCTCCGTGAAATGCCAGAAGCCTTATTCACCGACGCACTTTATCCTGCCTTTCTTGAGGCCTTCCAGACCGGAGAGATGACTAGGGTAGCTGCTTTAAAAAGAGTCCACGAAAACCTGCCGCCTGTCAACAGAGCCGTCATTGACTTTCTCCTGTCTCATTTGATTCGTGTCAACAAACACGAGGCACAGAACAAAATGTCCCTGCACAATTTAGCTACCGTATTCGGACCTACACTCCTGCGACCCGGTACTCATTCCCGCGCGGATCCAAAGAGTCGAGACCCTCTTGCCGCTGGAACCGTTGACGTTATGGCTCAGGCCGGGATCTTATATTGCTTCCTACAAACGCACCTGTAA
- the DENR gene encoding density-regulated protein homolog isoform X3, with protein MYCEYYPEYEKCKHWLERNLPTEFEKVKLEDAAADSGGGEDEKKRQKRGGKGMLKTKKKEDVPKLVTVSRAPRGKKKSVTVVTGLSTFDIDLKVAAKFFGSKFACGSSVTGDDEIVIQGDVKDDLYDVIPEKWPQIDEDSIDDLGDQKR; from the exons ATG TACTGCGAATATTATCCGGAATATGAGAAGTGCAAACACTGGCTGGAGAGAAACCTTCCTACAGAATTTGAGAAAGTTAAATTAG AGGATGCAGCAGCTGATTCGGGAGGTGGGGAAGATGAGAAGAAGCGACAGAAACGTGGTGGTAAAGGAATGttaaaaacaaagaagaaagaagacgTACCAAAATTGGTAACTGTTTCAAGGGCTCCAAGAGGCAAAAAGAAGTCTGTCACAGTTGTTACGGGTCTTAGTACGTTTG ATATCGACCTTAAGGTAGCAGCTAAATTTTTTGGTAGTAAATTTGCATGTGGCTCCAGTGTAACGGGGGATGACGAAATAGTAATTCAAGGAGATGTCAAGGATGACTTGTATGACGTTATCCCTGAAAAGTGGCCACAA ATTGATGAGGATTCAATAGATGACCTTGGCGATCAGAAAAGATAG
- the DENR gene encoding density-regulated protein homolog isoform X1: MSGPKADFVYPLRVQYCGNCSLPIEYCEYYPEYEKCKHWLERNLPTEFEKVKLEDAAADSGGGEDEKKRQKRGGKGMLKTKKKEDVPKLVTVSRAPRGKKKSVTVVTGLSTFDIDLKVAAKFFGSKFACGSSVTGDDEIVIQGDVKDDLYDVIPEKWPQIDEDSIDDLGDQKR; encoded by the exons ATGTCAGGACCTAAAGCTGATTTCGTTTATCCACTAAGAGTACAATACTGCGGAAATTGTTCACTTCCCATCGAA TACTGCGAATATTATCCGGAATATGAGAAGTGCAAACACTGGCTGGAGAGAAACCTTCCTACAGAATTTGAGAAAGTTAAATTAG AGGATGCAGCAGCTGATTCGGGAGGTGGGGAAGATGAGAAGAAGCGACAGAAACGTGGTGGTAAAGGAATGttaaaaacaaagaagaaagaagacgTACCAAAATTGGTAACTGTTTCAAGGGCTCCAAGAGGCAAAAAGAAGTCTGTCACAGTTGTTACGGGTCTTAGTACGTTTG ATATCGACCTTAAGGTAGCAGCTAAATTTTTTGGTAGTAAATTTGCATGTGGCTCCAGTGTAACGGGGGATGACGAAATAGTAATTCAAGGAGATGTCAAGGATGACTTGTATGACGTTATCCCTGAAAAGTGGCCACAA ATTGATGAGGATTCAATAGATGACCTTGGCGATCAGAAAAGATAG
- the Rnb gene encoding armadillo repeat-containing protein 5 isoform X1 — MSTSSEKNDRQLSLNLIKDLKSDSKTEICSSLTLLKRDSKCQKQFVLDGGLLLLVQLFHSDSLKILDLLLSVLANMCLHTYVRIEFRSRNPASEVTNLLKNNKSQSIQCRACRLIGNLAECSWHARALCQAGVVRIITNVLKSAKTIRRVQITAVRAIRNIWSSTKSSREEILEVGTFREITTIFVLTNEKKEEKSNQELIHVCLKAMLAFVQSSDPRCGSQLQEGFKCIVDHSQKKNEMAIKCLYVLSQIAEYRPSLGTLGAVECIVSSITEDSKFLWELLGSLCLFCREAINRARVRSSTGLEVMLGILKRPEHDRYHPMLLHALAQFIYDDPSILKMIKNGLLDVLIMKLQEMTAESTGDDAERYVTKKRSASSPLSHRTETKFNRSEFGRYSLDYKQGDWSPGSARSMCSSPPSTPPLQSFFEDDTNKTDSSAEENYSPVCSDTECAENDEDDEVESTKSCSSIILESAAESNDFGDAFKMTTMRKQADIWTLSLLSRLSHSDEPVDKLADPAMIQPLIAYIRTTKNSRASRILARIIRNRAYLVTLLKQGFIFELQTMRGSEQYTRQLCALAETGCALGELASILLRGQETHKFIIAVSIPYLIQSKDSLRILLKTHDGLTLVFRVLADKRHCLHVNAIHAVCRLANALDIRPELVDRSQGEGVARIDYAKNLENHLKPAIVTFELDNGTTVDAYRYILCQKSEVFSAMLEGNFYESGKRRVHLKNTSKEGLDTLLLAVNGMPYNERNIESLLDAVLLADKFLMPDILESLIERSLLNINFQNISRTWHWARTNSCHELRLGCIKIFLTAKSTKPEKLDAFEDFSKSEHFSLFIDDVEQVLKTGLSCH; from the exons ATGTCAACTAGCAGTGAGAAAAATGACAGGCAATTAAGCCTCAACCTGATCAAGGATTTGAAGTCAGATTCAAAGACCGAGATTTGTTCGTCATTGACACTTTTGAAAAGAGActcaaaatgtcaaaaacagtTTGTCTTGGACGGAGGTCTTCTTTTATTAgttcaactttttcactccGATAGTCTCAAGATTTTGGATCTATTGTTGAGTGTCCTGGCTAACATGTGCCTCCACACATACGTCAGGATCGAG TTTCGCAGCAGAAACCCTGCCTCCGAGGTGACgaatcttttgaaaaataataagtcACAGAGCATTCAATGTCGTGCTTGCAGATTGATTGGAAATCTGGCCGAATGTTCGTGGCATGCTAGAGCTTTGTGCCAAGCAGGTGTTGTTAGAATTATTACCAACGTGTTGAAATCCGCAAAGACAATTCGACGTGTTCAAATTACAGCTGTTAGAGCTATCAG GAATATTTGGTCCTCAACAAAAAGCAGTCGTGAAGAAATTCTAGAGGTGGGAACGTTTCGTGAGATAACAACTATATTTGTACTCaccaatgaaaaaaaagaagaaaagagtaACCAAGAGTTAATCCATGTCTGTCTGAAAGCTATGCTTGCCTTTGTTCAATCATCGGACCCACGATGTGGCTCTCAATTACAGGAAGGGTTTAAATGTATAGTTGATCACAGccaaaaaaagaatgaaatggCTATCAAATGCTTGTATGTTCTCTCTCAAATTGCGGAGTATCGACCATCACTAGGAACATTGGGTGCTGTTGAATGTATTGTATCGTCAATAACTGAAGATAGCAAATTTTTGTGGGAATTGTTGGGAAGTCTGTGTCTATTTTGTCGAGAGGCTATTAATCGCGCTCGAGTACGATCAAGTACTG GTTTAGAAGTCATGctgggaattttgaaaagaccAGAACACGACCGATATCATCCTATGTTGTTACATGCTCTAGCACAGTTCATATATGATGATCCAagcattttgaaaatgataaaaaatggtTTGTTGGATGTACTGATTATGAAACTGCAAGAAATGACAGCAGAAAGTACGGGTGATGATGCAGAACGATatgtaacaaaaaaacgaAGTGCTTCTAGTCCTTTGAGCCATAGAACAGAGACCAAATTTAACAGGAGCGAATTTGGACG GTACAGCTTGGACTACAAACAAGGTGACTGGAGTCCAGGAAGTGCTAGAAGTATGTGTTCATCACCACCGAGCACACCACCCCTCCAATCCTTCTTTGAGGATGATACAAACAAAACAGATAGCAGCGCCGAAGAAAACTACAGTCCAGTATGCAGCGATACTGAATGTGCTGAAAATGATGAAG ATGATGAGGTCGAGTCTACAAAAAGCTGCTCATCCATCATTCTGGAATCTGCAGCAGAGTCAAACGACTTTGGTGATGCTTTCAAAATGACGACGATGAGGAAACAAGCTGACATATGGACATTATCGCTGCTAAGTCGTTTGAGCCATTCAGATGAACCAGTTGACAAGCTGGCTGACCCTGCAATGATCCAGCCATTGATCGCTTATATTCGAACAACGAAGAATAGTAGAGCATCGAGAATACTAGCTAGAATTATTAG gAATAGAGCCTATTTGGTCACACTGTTGAAGCAAGGATTCATCTTCGAACTGCAAACTATGCGCGGTTCAGAGCAGTACACTCGGCAGCTGTGTGCATTGGCAGAAACGGGCTGTGCCCTCGGCGAACTTGCTTCGATATTGCTCCGAGGCCAAGAAACTCACAAATTCATTATAGCTGTGTCGATTCCATATTTAATACAGTCCAAGGATTCACTTCGAATCCTGTTGAAAACGCACGATGGCTTAACTTTGGTATTTCGGGTCTTGGCTGACAAAAGGCACTGTTTGCACGTAAATGCAATCCACGCCGTTTGTCGGTTGGCTAATGCTCTAGACATCCGGCCAGAATTAGTCGATAGAAGCCAAGGGGAAGGTGTGGCTCGAATTGACTACGCTAAGAATTTAGAAAATCATTTAAAGCCTGCAATAGTGACGTTTGAGCTAGACAATGGAACTACCGTAGATGCGTATCGGTACATTCTATGTCAAAAATCTGAGGTTTTCTCCGCAATGttggaaggaaatttttacGAGTCTGGTAAACGCAGGGTACACCTGAAGAATACGTCCAAAGAAGGTCTGGATACGTTACTACTAGCAGTAAATGGTATGCCatataatgaaagaaatatcGAATCCCTACTAGACGCTGTACTTTTAGCTGATAAGTTTTTGATGCCAGATATTCTTGAATCGTTGATAGAACGATCCcttttaaatatcaattttcaaaatattagtCGAACATGGCACTGGGCACGTACCAATTCCTGCCATGAGCTTAGACTtggttgtataaaaatatttttaaccgcAAAATCCACCAAACCTGAGAAATTGGACGCATTtgaggatttttcaaaaagtgagCATTTTTCACTGTTCATCGATGATGTCGAACAAGTACTAAAAACTGGACTTTCTTGTCATTGA
- the LOC124218589 gene encoding transmembrane protein 120 homolog, which produces MDTDVETCLKDWNELTQEYKVLEALNREYCAKLEEVGELQAKCLQGISHQRYRMNVITKSLRQLDASDVRQSLDKDINRRLEQLHEMEQILPKPNGTYLKIILGNVNVSILNKMDKFKYKDEYEKFKLVLSMIGFVLSVVNLFTNVRTLELSFMFLLVWYYCTLTIRESILKVNGSRIKGWWRFHHFLSTVVSGVLLVWPNTGPWYAFRGQFMWFNVYISVVQYLQFRYQHGVLYRLKALGERHNMDITIEGFHSWMWRGLSFLLPFLFVGYLFQLFNAYTLYKLIWHPEATWHVPVLSFTFLVLFLGNTITTVMVIPQKLRERVRNSLPGVFSSITERRKEATVKKNSENKSE; this is translated from the exons ATGGATACCGACGTGGAAACTTGTCTCAAGGATTGGAATGAGTTAACGCAAGAGTACAAAGTCTTGGAG GCGTTGAACAGAGAGTACTGTGCAAAGTTGGAAGAGGTAGGCGAGCTTCAGGCAAAATGTTTGCAGGGAATATCGCACCAGCGATATAGAATGAACGTGATAACCAAGTCTCTCAGGCA ATTAGATGCTAGTGACGTGCGTCAATCTTTAGATAAGGACATAAACAGACGACTTGAACAGTTACACGAAATGGAACAGATATTGCCAAAACCAAACGGGACTTACTTGAAGATCATACTGGGCAATGTCAATGTTTCAATATTAAACAAAATGGACAA GTTTAAGTACAAAGACGAATATGAGAAATTCAAGTTAGTTCTGTCGATGATCGGCTTTGTCTTATCTGTTGTTAATCTCTTCACCAATGTGAG GACACTGGAGCTAAGCTTCATGTTTCTCTTGGTTTGGTATTACTGCACATTGACTATACGTGAGAGTATATTGAAGGTCAATGGATCAAGAATAAAAGGTTGGTGGCGTTTTCATCATTTCTTGTCAACTGTAGTATCCGGAGTTCTATTGGTTTGGCCAAATACAGGTCCTTGGTATGCTTTTCGTGGCCAGTTTATGTGGTTCAACGTCTACATTA GCGTGGTTCAATATCTGCAGTTCCGATATCAACACGGTGTATTATATCGTTTGAAGGCCTTGGGTGAGCGGCACAACATGGACATAACAATCGAAGGTTTTCATTCCTGGATGTGGCGCGGACTGTCATTTcttcttccatttttatttgtgGGCTatctttttcaattgttcaacGCCTATACACTCTACAAGCTGATATGGCATCCTGAGGCGACTTGGCATGTTCCCGTATTGAGTTTTACATTTCTCGTGCTCTTTCTAGGAAACACGATAACTACGGTTATGGTTATACCCCAGAAATTACGCGAGCGCGTTCGAAACAGCTTGCCAGGCGTTTTCTCATCAATAACAGAACGTAGAAAAGAGGctactgtgaaaaaaaactcTGAGAATAAATCCGAATAA
- the DENR gene encoding density-regulated protein homolog isoform X2 produces MNDCIVSLLKITRTQKYCEYYPEYEKCKHWLERNLPTEFEKVKLEDAAADSGGGEDEKKRQKRGGKGMLKTKKKEDVPKLVTVSRAPRGKKKSVTVVTGLSTFDIDLKVAAKFFGSKFACGSSVTGDDEIVIQGDVKDDLYDVIPEKWPQIDEDSIDDLGDQKR; encoded by the exons ATGAATGATTGTATTGTATCACTATTGAAAATTACACGCACACAAAAG TACTGCGAATATTATCCGGAATATGAGAAGTGCAAACACTGGCTGGAGAGAAACCTTCCTACAGAATTTGAGAAAGTTAAATTAG AGGATGCAGCAGCTGATTCGGGAGGTGGGGAAGATGAGAAGAAGCGACAGAAACGTGGTGGTAAAGGAATGttaaaaacaaagaagaaagaagacgTACCAAAATTGGTAACTGTTTCAAGGGCTCCAAGAGGCAAAAAGAAGTCTGTCACAGTTGTTACGGGTCTTAGTACGTTTG ATATCGACCTTAAGGTAGCAGCTAAATTTTTTGGTAGTAAATTTGCATGTGGCTCCAGTGTAACGGGGGATGACGAAATAGTAATTCAAGGAGATGTCAAGGATGACTTGTATGACGTTATCCCTGAAAAGTGGCCACAA ATTGATGAGGATTCAATAGATGACCTTGGCGATCAGAAAAGATAG